A window from Toxoplasma gondii ME49 chromosome IX, whole genome shotgun sequence encodes these proteins:
- a CDS encoding cell-cycle-associated protein kinase GSK, putative (encoded by transcript TGME49_266910~Gene product name based on ToxoDB Community Expert Annotation. Predicted member of protein kinase family CMGC;GSK, (PMID:22047078).), with the protein MSSHTLSHRFSVIRQLGKGTFGKVFLVTDAVSGATRALKRTQKWRKKESREVLCLEIGKESPNLISAEEVFYSYTPSGFMVQNILMENAGYTLHRYVASHLALRQKDQTHNIEASTAISIAKQVCNGLFALHRRAVAHRDLKPENVLIKDYGGQILARICDFGSSKALTNQGCPSMPYICSQWYRAPELLLGSTNYTVAVDLWSLGCVLAELILLRPLLECEPHNQKHGMQEQKPIRCLGEPFQILKISELLGAPTRVDTESLCTGCPERAKALASSIFKQMVGLAPLPLHDLLLSVIGIEGKPLVDVVCQLLRWNPRERIPVKTILDGHYLD; encoded by the exons ATGTCCAGCCACACACTTTCGCATCGCTTTTCTGTCATTCGACAGCTTGGCAAAGGCACGTTCGGTAAAGTTTTTCTTGTCACTGATGCCGTGTCTGGAGCAACGAGAGCGCTCAAAAGAACTCAAAaatggaggaagaaggaatcACGAGAGGTACTCTGCCTGGAGATTGGCAAAGAGTCGCCGAATCTTATAAGCGCCGAAGAGGTTTTCTACAGTTATACTCCCTCCGGATTCATGGTCCAGAATATCCTGATGGAGAACGCTGGGTACACACTGCACCGATACGTCGCTTCCCATCTCGCTCTTCGACAAAAGGATCAGACACACAACATTGAAGCATCTACCGCCATCAGCATTGCCAAGCAAGTATGTAACGGGCTGTTCGCTCTCCATCGGCGGGCGGTGGCTCATAGGGACTTGAAACCGGAGAATGTACTT ATCAAAGACTATGGTGGTCAGATTCTAGCAAGAATTTGTGATTTCG GCTCGAGCAAAGCACTAACCAACCAGGGATGCCCATCAATGCCCTACATATGCTCACAGTG GTATCGGGCACCGGAGTTGCTTCTGGGTTCGACTAACTACACC GTCGCCGTGGATTTGTGGT CCCTGGGCTGCGTCCTTGCAGAACTCATCCTGTTGAGACCACTATTAGAATGCGAGCCCCATAACCAGAAGCACGGGATGCAAGAGCAGAAACCCATTAGATGCCTGGGAGAACCCTTCCAGATTCTTAAGATTTCCGAACTTCTTGGTGCACCCACAAG GGTTGATACGGAATCGCTTTGTACAGGTTGCCCCGAGCGTGCGAAG GCTCTTGCCTCTTCAATTTTCAAGCAGATGGTAGGGCTGGCACCACTTCCACTTCATGACTTGCTTTTGTCTGTCATTGGGATTGA GGGCAAGCCACTAGTTGATGTGGTATGTCAGCTTCTCAGGTGGAATCCCAGGGAGCGGATACCTGTAAAAACAATTCTCGACGGACACTACTTGGATTAG